One window from the genome of Tachysurus vachellii isolate PV-2020 chromosome 5, HZAU_Pvac_v1, whole genome shotgun sequence encodes:
- the LOC132846245 gene encoding trypsin-like: MHILFIIVPVAMRNTVIVLLLVFMQHSKADDDKIIGGYECTPHSQPWQIYLTYDDGERWCGASLINNRWAVSAAHCYLPAHRLALHLGEHNVFTDEGTEQRIWAEKAIPHPDYNDRTYDNDFMLIKLSQPAVFNQYVNPIPLASSCAVAGEECLVSGWGNQINTGVIYASVLQCLNVPVLSHSKCVGAYGSRITNNMFCAGYLEGGKDSCQGDSGGPVVCSGELKGVVSWGDGCALPGLPGVYAEVCRYIDWVNTIMATN, encoded by the exons atgcacattttgtttataattgTACCAGTGGCAATGAGGAACACTGTAATTGTTTTGCTGTTGGTGTTTATGC AACACAGTAAAGCCGATGATGATAAGATCATCGGGGGTTATGAATGTACTCCTCACTCCCAGCCCTGGCAAATTTATCTAACCTATGATGATGGAGAGCGCTGGTGCGGTGCATCCTTAATAAACAACAGATGGGCTGTGTCTGCTGCTCACTGTTACCTTCC GGCTCATCGTCTTGCTCTTCACCTGGGAGAACACAATGTGTTCACTGACGAAGGCACAGAACAGAGAATTTGGGCTGAGAAGGCCATACCACATCCCGACTATAATGACAGAACATATGACAATGACTTCATGCTAATCAAACTGAGCCAGCCTGCAGTTTTTAACCAGTATGTGAACCCTATACCTCTGGCGTCCTCTTGTGCGGTGGCAGGGGAGGAGTGCCTGGTGTCTGGATGGGGAAATCAGATCAACACTGGAG TGATTTATGCATCTGTACTGCAGTGCCTGAACGTGCCTGTACTCTCACACTCAAAATGCGTGGGGGCTTATGGTTCAAGAATCACTAATAACATGTTCTGTGCTGGGTACTTGGAAGGAGGCAAAGATTCATGTCAG GGTGACTCTGGTGGTCCGGTTGTATGCAGTGGAGAGCTGAAGGGAGTTGTATCCTGGGGCGATGGATGTGCTCTCCCTGGCTTACCTGGTGTTTATGCTGAAGTCTGTCGCTACATTGACTGGGTCAATACCATCATGGCAACCAACTAA
- the si:ch211-261d7.6 gene encoding zinc finger protein 845, with protein MAAVYSEKQTRLRRNVTNVSLEHVKGSSPENRADLASCDGDISVKSSSPAPEEARDHVQVAALNAAVPQIRIKEEPVEEPDYMTVRVDDVGVGNWEQPGREADYSGRGECTDGDWPFCCEEKSTASGNKEGYTEHRREHTHDGPIVCLDTDSQWDNLLVSTDGGHQTLCCALCGCKFSNSREFFTHQLKHRNDIIKQESILETGEGLSKQKVFECNDCGKTYSSIGQCLNHQRSHKQASKSVFHQLAHLKKKSFQCPTCGRSYSRASALDAHRRCHEEKLFKSKNSEGEKYVADEVSVKTEDAADTSSEQLEESQKKLFECLDCGKSFRTMCGLGTHQRFSVNCSSTTVKVRVKRSFDCTECGKTFHRPMAMACHQRWHKRREQLHGNEQPFQCKECGKVFTSLTFYNKHQRLAHSQETPAKSFLHQVFQLQKKAFECQECGRRFSRASALQSHQLCHTDVFGDIMEGSSQKSSTEPKVESYEDEVSPFAEASAYSENDVLVKELRHDGTFSTKVYKADNNFKPVIIEASDSLRRDHGSQQNSDLELVCESDQEEKDFSLNLSKETVLSSPSSDPEMDVNVVQIDNVNFGEGLGEPEMDQSSSQEAKKYECLECNRTFDKAVSLRCHMLWHSGGMGKKSRYRRKMHIANPIRKASITCETCGHESFTKASHYVHLGKHEDRKPYKSIMYQLANLQKNSFKCDICNMHFSRLSALQSHQQHHNKRKKPYECSQCDKSYSNLSTLYSHQKVCSGKEALTANSSSDKDNKKEQFNPSKTLLGPKVHHCKKCGKGFWSMGAFYHHKQYHPQCGDINTSSSEAKLKSENGHVRRKRRGRKRIMMNSHNRKPCVMPDRVKSRLYKCDVCDKSYRVIGCFLKHKLIHQNQAAVKSFDDQVKQLQKNMYSCPDCGKNFSRAMALQFHMRSHGYETGLPVETNQSNKSDGPQCPICHAVFNCESSLEIHQKRCLKAKGESKETCQEVELDKLGLPKDTSEKVKYACDDCDKSFSAVGALNFHKKIHRKAPSSMESQFECVNASPSKPEESTTRAPFYCTECGRKFSTNSALGTHRRWHKDKKLARFILKSSKMSRKNMENGPFLCNLCGKGFFYLCVLRRHQKYHPPIVARADPEQNHLSSASKKSRLDCPDCDASFFSGSLLAAHFAFHHAKPPDAETKQQVSAQPVILLANPPKAITSAGGGDKPKIKYHCVQCNKKFVNARGLRAHKWQKHRRTRGRPPASMNEEFKPFPCSHCEKRYGSHGALQNHQRSCNANNGSLKQPHQPDVEEEQPLQHKPLESKCLFKCHKCGKAFPSEKQLDAHKEAAKTRPHCCALCCRGYWTESQLQQHLIWHDEVRQRLPTELRYRLNNSVVSGSSTKGLQVPSTNCVSAAKQPSTETNLNVGRNYKCHQCNKMFLSPHALEVHQTLHKGVEPYRCSLCPKTFTEIKDLIDHHQECLGDKEITAPALPAASQDTESLTCIECGISFNQETDLHQHYIDHARGEF; from the exons ATGGCTGCTGTTTACTCGGAGAAACAGACCAGGTTACGAAGAAACGTTACGAACGTGTCGTTGGAACATGTTAAAGGCTCGTCTCCGGAGAACAGAGCAGATTTAGCGAGCTGTGATGGAGACATAAGTGTAAAAAGCAGCAGTCCTGCACCGGAGGAGGCCCGAGATCATGTACAAGTTGCGGCATTGAACGCTGCAGTTCCTCAGATCAGGATAAAAGAAGAACCTGTCGAAGAACCTGACTACATGACCGTCCGTGTGGACGATGTCGGGGTGGGAAACTGGGAGCAGCCCGGAAGAGAAGCAGATTACTCGGGCAGAGGTGAATGTACTGATG gaGATTGGCCATTTTGCTGTGAAGAAAAGAGCACTGCATCTGGAAACAAGGAGGGATACACAGAGCATCGACGGGAGCACACTCACGACGGCCCCATAGTCTGTCTGGACACTGACTCCCAGTGGGACAACCTGCTTGTCTCCACTGACGGAGGTCATCAAACCTTGTGCTGTGCACTGTGCGGTTGCAAATTTTCAAACTCAAGAGAGTTTTTTACTCACCAGCTGAAACACCGTAATGATATCATTAAACAGGAATCCATTTTAGAGACTGGGGAGGGTTTATCAAAACAGAAAGTCTTTGAGTGCAATGACTGTGGTAAGACATATTCATCAATTGGCCAATGCCTTAATCATCAGCGTTCACACAAACAGGCCTCAAAATCGGTTTTTCATCAGTTAGCCCATTTGAAGAAAAAGTCTTTCCAGTGTCCCACCTGTGGCCGCTCTTACTCTCGCGCGTCAGCTCTTGATGCACATCGTCGTTGCCATGAGGAGAAGCTGTTTAAGTCAAAAAACAGTGAAGGGGAGAAATACGTCGCTGATGAGGTTTCAGTTAAAACAGAGGACGCTGCTGACACAAGTTCTGAACAGTTAGAAGAGTCTCAGAAAAAACTTTTTGAGTGCTTGGACTGCGGGAAATCGTTTCGCACTATGTGTGGCCTCGGGACACACCAGAGATTCTCTGTCAACTGTTCAAGCACTACAGTTAAGGTGCGTGTAAAGCGTTCGTTCGACTGCACCGAATGTGGGAAGACTTTTCACCGTCCCATGGCAATGGCATGTCATCAGCGTTGGCATAAAAGACGAGAGCAGCTACACGGTAACGAGCAACCGTTTCAGTGCAAGGAATGTGGCAAGGTTTTTACTTCCTTAACATTCtacaataaacaccagagaTTGGCTCATAGTCAAGAAACGCCAGCCAAGAGTTTCCTTCACCAAGTCTTTCAGCTCCAGAAGAAAGCTTTCGAATGTCAGGAATGTGGTCGGCGATTTTCTCGCGCTTCTGCACTGCAGTCACATCAGCTCTGTCACACCGATGTTTTTGGTGACATCATGGAGGGAAGTTCTCAAAAGTCTTCTACGGAACCAAAAGTCGAGTCATACGAGGACGAGGTGTCTCCGTTTGCCGAAGCTTCAGCGTATTCGGAAAACGACGTTTTGGTGAAAGAATTAAGACATGATGGAACATTTAGCACAAAAGTTTATAAAGCAGACAACAATTTTAAACCCGTCATCATAGAAGCCTCTGATAGTCTTAGGCGTGACCATGGCTCTCAGCAAAACTCGGATCTTGAGCTGGTCTGTGAATCAGACCAAGAAGAAAAAGACTTTAGCTTGAACTTATCCAAAGAAACTGTACTGTCTTCTCCGAGCTCAGATCCGGAGATGGATGTAAACGTAGTACAGATAGACAATGTGAATTTCGGCGAGGGATTAGGAGAACCAGAAATGGACCAAAGCTCTTCACAAGAGGCTAAGAAGTATGAATGTTTGGAATGTAACCGGACGTTTGATAAGGCCGTTTCCTTGCGCTGTCACATGCTATGGCACAGTGGAGGAATGGGGAAAAAGTCACGCTACCGTAGAAAAATGCACATAGCAAATCCAATCAGGAAAGCTTCGATTACATGTGAGACTTGTGGCCATGAAAGTTTCACCAAGGCTTCTCACTACGTTCATCTGGGAAAACACGAAGACAGAAAACCCTACAAGTCCATAATGTATCAGCTTGcaaatctgcagaaaaacaGCTTCAAGTGTGACATATGTAACATGCATTTTTCTCGCCTCTCTGCTCTGCAGTCTCATCAGCAGCATcacaacaaaaggaaaaaaccaTATGAATGCTCACAGTGTGACAAAAGCTATTCCAACCTCAGTACTCTTTACAGCCATCAGAAAGTTTGCAGCGGTAAGGAAGCCCTTACCGCCAATTCTTCCAGCGATAAAGACAATAAGAAGGAGCAGTTTAATCCAAGTAAGACACTATTGGGGCCCAAAGTTCATCATTGTAAAAAATGTGGGAAAGGATTCTGGTCTATGGGAGCCTTCTATCATCATAAACAGTATCATCCACAATGTGGAGATATTAACACTAGCAGCTCAGAAGCCAAACTCAAATCTGAAAACGGACACGTAAGACGCAAGAGACGGGGTCGTAAGAGAATTATGATGAACAGTCACAATCGTAAACCTTGCGTAATGCCCGATCGCGTCAAATCGAGGTTGTATAAATGTGACGTTTGCGATAAATCGTATCGTGTTATAGGCTGTTTTCTTAAACATAAGCTGATCCACCAAAACCAAGCTGCAGTAAAATCATTTGACGATCAGGTTAAACAGTTGCAAAAGAACATGTATAGCTGTCCTGACTGTGGGAAAAACTTCTCCCGTGCCATGGCACTTCAGTTCCACATGAGAAGCCATGGCTATGAAACAGGCCTTCCGGTGGAAACGAATCAGTCCAACAAGTCCGACGGACCCCAGTGCCCGATCTGCCACGCTGTTTTCAATTGCGAGTCGTCGTTAGAAATTCATCAAAAACGCTGCTTAAAAGCAAAAGGCGAAAGTAAAGAAACGTGTCAAGAAGTGGAATTGGACAAGCTCGGCCTCCCCAAAGACACGTCTGAAAAAGTGAAATATGCATGCGATGACTGTGACAAAAGCTTTTCGGCTGTAGGTGCACttaattttcataaaaaaattcacCGTAAAGCTCCCAGTTCCATGGAGTCTCAGTTTGAATGTGTAAATGCTTCCCCTAGCAAACCTGAAGAATCAACAACCAGGGCTCCGTTTTATTGTACAGAATGCGGAAGGAAATTTTCTACAAATTCTGCCCTCGGAACACACCGGAGATGGCATAAAGACAAGAAATTGgccaggtttatattaaagagTAGTAAAATGTCAAGGAAGAATATGGAGAACGGTCCGTTTTTGTGTAACTTGTGTGGAAAGGGATTCTTCTATCTATGCGTTCTCCGTCGGCATCAGAAATATCATCCACCGATAGTGGCCCGGGCTGACCCCGAGCAAAATCATCTCAGCAGTGCTTCTAAAAAGAGCAGGTTAGATTGCCCTGACTGTGATGCATCTTTCTTTAGTGGATCTCTCTTAGCAGCCCACTTTGCCTTCCATCATGCCAAGCCACCTGATGCTGAAACTAAGCAACAGGTGTCAGCTCAACCTGTCATACTCCTCGCAAATCCACCCAAAGCTATAACGTCGGCTGGCGGAGGAGACAAGCCGAAAATAAAATACCACTGCGTCCAGTGTAACAAGAAATTTGTAAATGCTAGAGGTCTTCGAGCgcacaaatggcaaaaacacaGGAGGACCAGAGGACGACCACCCGCGAGCATGAATGAAGAGTTTAAACCCTTTCCTTGCTCACATTGTGAGAAGCGCTATGGATCTCACGGAGCCCTACAGAACCATCAGCGCTCCTGCAACGCAAACAACGGAAGTCTGAAACAGCCACACCAACCAGACGTAGAAGAAGAGCAACCATTACAGCATAAGCCTTTAGAGTCGAAGTGTCTCttcaaatgtcataaatgtggTAAAGCGTTTCCCAGCGAGAAACAACTGGATGCTCATAAAGAGGCAGCAAAGACACGCCCTCACTGCTGTGCTCTGTGTTGTCGAGGCTATTGGACTGAATCTCAGCTACAGCAGCATCTCATTTGGCACGACGAAGTACGGCAACGTCTCCCGACCGAACTTCGTTACAGGCTTAACAACTCCGTAGTGTCGGGATCTTCAACTAAAGGTCTTCAGGTCCCAAGCACAAACTGTGTATCCGCAGCAAAACAACCTTCAACTGAAACAAATTTGAATGTGGGCAGAAATTACAAATGTCACCAGTGCAACAAAATGTTTCTTTCCCCACATGCACTCGAGGTGCACCAGACTCTCCACAAGGGTGTGGAGCCTTATCGGTGTTCTCTTTGTCCAAAGACATTTACTGAGATCAAAGATCTCATTGATCATCACCAAGAGTGTTTGGGTGATAAAGAAATAACAGCCCCAGCTTTACCAGCTGCTTCTCAAGATACAGAGAGCCTGACATGCATCGAGTGTGGGATTTCTTTCAATCAAGAAACAGACTTGCACCAGCATTACATTGATCACGCACGTGGAGAGTTCTGA
- the zgc:66448 gene encoding uncharacterized protein zgc:66448, with protein MSALRPEPDKSLDNQCNNSDFLGDERKAIEPEGAADEAPESQDKLFNADAQETKESTDAKNNSSVLGSCVRNGESNLCPESDSLVPKAQDDDDDDVSQDEDLGLVWSESEEELDSRTCSISDKEGTGHERQETPEDQTTEDLGLVDRTQDTGSTIRHEDALAQDEEEELTDLSVDMECESDSNEGEEERREDISEEEEGESKGEVQRKEPEEPEDRGPGDYEECHETDVVDKQRKKRLNCRECGKSFTRRETYDLHRHFHIHQDEQASLTCKECGLTFQHRSSLIKHRSEHKQNGLPDSALVSYKRSQVREFREEKIFECDHCGDCFSSLIRFKLHACQQSLEKPYRCPLCRKEFQYRVSINAHMQSHSLECPYRCLECNKGFQCAVTLHIHQRSHAALKPYECPDCGMVFRHRSFMEDHRRKHTEERPHRCTICGKNFKYSSLLQQHQYLHTGQKPYRCTECGKRFAFAQNMRAHCRQHKKLTSPGFEAAITESNEMSNGTGLGSIGKENTNTNMEHQRNCPLCPQIFYKAADLRAHILTHEAEYEKLSNGGKNLKVYACPNCPLQFLDESTLQSHVLTHQVITTPLKREVLSVASSASTDNISADAEWGEQTEKKPLKCRDCGKSFRYRSVLELHMRIHNRGYQCHVCKKSFRFSSYLQQHLIIHSGKKPYKCPDCGKDFAFLQNMKTHQRLHQQKPFRCTQCRKGYSDESQLQRHMLCHSGDKPHKCHICNKSFGLAYLLRDHLNTHTGERPHRCQECHKSFPWLSSLLVHQKIHARKRQGISQSYPSTVGSQRGRTSAVGRGRRSGRWVSSWPRMGGNVDSAMPMQQALTDQILQGSFPTLLGQEANVFDSDMNEQTQLMPVQLQQQWQIQIHSQLQQHSKWLPEGQSNNFRHQWQSATHLKPILPKPDVLPKIALCQARKQLPENCTAPVNCDTASTSTSSPTRGCTDGASMSEAKMQQQPSPSPGTADGSLSLDAKIRPVASNPQNSPKHGLNIQGQQLSQWPVSDLAQNANIGLGSSGKENLITFSLKTPAGTQQVNTSSDQSEQPQLQQSSTLAGASIPTQTRQSADAVDDSATVKNNSKPLNIVTPLEMSKSVNSQEKPTNETGAQHPQLHIMPPSSQQQHQQLQLVLQPPQQIQLLQQTVQQMQPEQLKLPQQQQQQQFQQSQTNPLGSVSVQFGAAPFPHGNGSTVLGFQTTPVVSQALLNGPVQQGTQKQAPIVSASQILLNQASPFITSPLPLASPLALPGPRPIHSIAGQLPGPATQNIFFSSPGIVNERPVIPQALPSTPVGQRSEPNKLISQVSFTADHRFHCMICGCTLPGELELQVHYMQHVQGEV; from the coding sequence gGCATGAACGTCAAGAGACACCAGAGGACCAGACAACAGAAGACCTCGGCTTAGTGGATAGAACTCAGGATACTGGAAGTACCATAAGACATGAAGATGCATTAGCACAAGACGAGGAGGAAGAACTGACAGATCTGAGTGTAGACATGGAATGTGAAAGTGACTCTAACGAGGGagaggaggaaaggagagaggacatttcagaagaggaagaaggagaatCCAAAGGTGAAGTGCAAAGAAAAGAACCTGAAGAACCAGAGGATAGGGGGCCAGGTGACTATGAAGAGTGCCATGAGACTGATGTTGTGGATAAGCAGCGGAAAAAACGTCTGAACTGTCGCGAGTGCGGCAAAAGCTTCACTCGACGAGAGACATATGACCTGCATCGCCACTTCCACATACATCAAGATGAACAGGCTTCTCTCACCTGCAAAGAATGTGGCCTCACCTTTCAGCATCGCAGCAGCCTCATCAAGCATCGCAgcgaacataaacaaaatggTTTGCCAGATTCAGCGTTGGTCTCATATAAGCGGTCTCAGGTAAGGGAGTTCAGGGAAGAAAAGATATTTGAATGTGACCACTGTGGTGATTGTTTTTCATCCCTGATCCGATTTAAGCTTCATGCCTGTCAGCAGAGCCTCGAGAAGCCTTACCGCTGCCCCCTGTGCCGCAAAGAGTTCCAGTACAGAGTATCCATCAATGCTCACATGCAGAGCCATTCATTAGAGTGTCCTTACAGGTGCCTCGAGTGCAATAAGGGCTTTCAGTGTGCTGTGACATTGCACATACATCAACGGTCCCATGCTGCCCTCAAACCTTACGAATGCCCTGATTGTGGTATGGTTTTCAGGCACCGCTCTTTCATGGAGGACCATCGCCGCAAGCACACTGAAGAAAGGCCACACCGGTGCACAATATGTGGCAAAAACTTCAAATACAGCAGCCTTTTGCAACAGCATCAATACCTTCACACTGGCCAGAAGCCATACCGGTGCACAGAATGTGGAAAGAGATTTGCGTTTGCACAAAATATGCGTGCCCACTGTCGCCAACACAAGAAACTCACAAGTCCTGGTTTTGAGGCAGCTATTACAGAAAGTAATGAAATGTCCAATGGAACAGGTTTAGGATCTATaggaaaagaaaacaccaaTACAAACATGGAACACCAGCGCAACTGTCCACTGTGTCCTCAGATCTTTTACAAAGCAGCTGATCTACGGGCCCATATATTGACACACGAGGCAGAATATGAAAAATTGagtaatgggggaaaaaatctaaAGGTGTATGCCTGTCCCAATTGTCCTCTTCAGTTCTTGGATGAATCTACTTTACAGTCACATGTATTGACCCATCAGGTTATAACAACTCCATTGAAGAGGGAGGTTCTCAGTGTAGCAAGCTCAGCTAGCACTGATAACATTTCAGCAGATGCAGAATGGGGAGagcaaacagaaaagaaacCTTTGAAATGCAGAGACTGTGGCAAAAGCTTTCGTTATCGTTCCGTTTTAGAGCTTCACATGCGTATACACAACAGAGGTTACCAGTGCCATGTTTGTAAAAAGTCATTCCGATTCAGCAGTTACTTACAGCAGCATTTGATTATCCATTCCGGCAAGAAGCCATATAAGTGCCCTGACTGTGGAAAGGACTTTGCGTTTCTTCAGAACATGAAGACTCACCAGAGATTGCATCAGCAGAAACCTTTTCGCTGCACACAGTGTCGCAAGGGATATAGTGATGAGAGTCAATTACAGCGTCACATGCTTTGTCACTCCGGAGACAAACCTCACAAATGTCACATCTGCAACAAGAGTTTTGGTTTAGCATACCTACTTCGTGACCATCTCAATACCCACACAGGGGAGAGGCCTCATCGTTGCCAAGAATGCCACAAATCATTCCCCTGGCTCAGCAGTCTCCTTGTTCATCAAAAAATACACGCACGTAAACGTCAAGGAATAAGTCAGTCCTACCCTTCAACCGTTGGTTCACAAAGAGGGAGGACAAGTGCGGTTGGAAGGGGCAGGAGAAGTGGTAGATGGGTTTCAAGTTGGCCAAGAATGGGAGGAAATGTGGACAGCGCAATGCCAATGCAACAAGCTCTTACGGATCAGATTTTGCAGGGTTCCTTTCCGACCTTGTTGGGGCAAGAAGCTAATGTTTTTGATTCAGATATGAATGAGCAAACTCAGCTTATGCCTGTTCAGTTGCAACAGCAGTGGCAAATTCAGATTCACTCACAGCTTCAACAGCACTCTAAATGGTTACCTGAAGGACAATCGAATAATTTCAGGCACCAGTGGCAATCAGCAACACATCTCAAACCCATTTTGCCAAAACCAGATGTTCTCCCAAAGATTGCATTATGTCAAGCTCGCAAACAGCTTCCAGAGAACTGTACAGCACCAGTTAACTGTGACACTGCTTCAACTAGCACATCATCCCCTACTAGGGGCTGTACTGATGGCGCATCCATGAGTGAAGCAAAGATGCAACAACAACCTTCTCCGTCTCCAGGCACTGCAGATGGTTCTTTATCACTGGATGCAAAGATACGTCCAGTGGCGTCAAACCCTCAGAATTCCCCAAAGCATGGGTTAAATATTCAAGGCCAACAATTATCTCAGTGGCCAGTCTCTGATTTAGCCCAAAATGCAAACATTGGTCTAGGCTCATcaggaaaagaaaatctaatTACTTTTAGCTTAAAAACACCAGCAGGCACACAGCAGGTTAACACATCATCTGATCAATCTGAGCAGCCACAATTACAACAGTCGTCTACTCTAGCCGGTGCATCGATACCAACACAAACAAGGCAAAGTGCAGATGCAGTAGATGACAGTGCTACTGTTAAAAACAATAGTAAGCCTTTGAATATCGTAACTCCTCTTGAAATGTCCAAGAGTGTAAACTCGCAAGAAAAGCCTACGAATGAAACGGGGGCTCAGCATCCACAGCTCCATATAATGCCACCATCTTCACAACAGCAACATCAGCAATTGCAGTTGGTCTTGCAACCACCACAGCAAATTCAGCTTCTACAGCAGACAGTCCAGCAGATGCAACCTGAACAATTAAAGCTTcctcagcagcagcaacagcagcagtttCAACAATCCCAAACAAACCCATTAGgatcagtcagtgttcagtttGGAGCAGCTCCTTTTCCTCATGGGAATGGAAGCACAGTGTTGGGCTTCCAGaccactccagttgtttcccAAGCTCTGTTAAATGGACCAGTACAGCAGGGGACACAGAAGCAAGCACCTATAGTTTCTGCCTCTCAAATCCTCTTAAATCAGGCATCTCCCTTTATTACCTCACCACTCCCTTTGGCATCTCCTCTTGCTTTGCCAGGTCCTCGTCCAATCCATTCTATAGCCGGTCAACTTCCAGGTCCAGCAACTCAGAACATCTTCTTTTCTTCACCAGGCATAGTGAATGAGAGACCAGTAATACCACAGGCTTTGCCCTCAACTCCTGTAGGTCAACGAAGTGAACCAAACAAACTTATCAGTCAAGTTTCCTTTACCGCAGATCACCGTTTTCATTGCATGATCTGTGGATGCACGTTACCAGGAGAACTAGAATTACAGGTGCACTATATGCAACATGTACAAGGTGAGGTCTGA